One genomic region from Cydia amplana chromosome Z, ilCydAmpl1.1, whole genome shotgun sequence encodes:
- the LOC134661366 gene encoding DNA polymerase alpha catalytic subunit — protein sequence MSESLAGQRAKRQKTDKFGRLSALEKLKNLKGKGSKNKYDVDDMENVYDTVDEREYSARVQRRQDEDWIEDDGTGYVEDGREIFDDDEDVDDTYVSSTNKESGRGQKRKARLAAPSAKGNIRNLLGAMPTKKKEDTKISEDNILSDIMSDLDGNVASAVVKPKPLIAHKVITVDSSKKDAQNYFKSLSSSVKKSSNIFSKQHSSDVKTEKDDNAVHSEAPKSYDKTVLSKPEWTIDKDIKKELDDSASQNIEEFPTQDIDFDDDFHNDALPTCTEAVAKDDKNIPSSAATITDVADEFLTEQFEIFSTTKKEPSPMKLKELSNNWMDEMGDNQASLAVQTDGLLPLQTNENGEQVLRFFWLDAWEDRYVKPGVVYLFGRVYVKPGNKSAGSVSCCLVVKNIQRQLFLLPREYKLDSITLEATEQEVSMMDVYEEFNNSVAAELGLKEFKSRKVARSYAFSLPDVPAVSDYLEVKYSAAFPAPPVGKKYLTFSHIFGSNTCSLETFLLERKIKGPCWLEVRQPTAPQAKVSWCKLEGATEKMENISVIRTGDLEPPPIVICTINMRTIMNVKTRKQKILMLSCLVHNNFPVHKPPPNPPFQQHFSVITKCDDLWPMDLKQALSQYKATKLTKCDTERELLNYFMVQFWKLDPDLVVGHDLQGFQQDLLIGNVLDLNIPNWSRLGRLKRSTVPQRKFASKDAFLGRLVCDIKVSAMELISSRSFDMDTLCVNVLKMAEGERVDVALEDLPRYYENSGDLLQLVSLSMQDASYILKIMCELNVIPLALQITQIAGNVMSRTLLGGRSERNEFLLLHAFTEREYIVPDKAGGRRAAAGDGDAPPGKQTKKKAAYSGGLVLDPKKGFYDKLILLMDFNSLYPSIIQEYNICFTTVKRKNASAPDDDVNNLVLPGPNSEFGVLPTQIRKLVESRREVKKLMKASDLPPEQYVQYNIRQTALKLTANSMYGCLGFAHSRFYAKPLAALVTMKGREILLDTKDIVHKLNYEVVYGDTDSLMINTNCLEYDYVFKIGNDLKREINKKYKQIELDIDGVFRYLLLLKKKKYAAVVISKNKSGEYVMTQEHKGLDIVRRDWSQLAAEAGRFILTQILSEQNADDRLETIQAHLNKLKEDLVGGKIPLSMLTITKQLTKNPSEYADKHTQPHVQVALRLNMKNSRRFKKGDIVPYIICEDGTANSATQRAYHIEELKSSEHLKVDYQYYLAHQLHPVISRICEPIEGVDPARVAGCLGLDPSGYRQAVKKDATQTDTFEVENEQEKYRHCREFVFTCVGENCKMENKIRESFVKMDKETVSFMECCQNSKCSAKPVDYLASVQNALSGQLRGYAAQYYGGWLACEDPACAHRSPRLPQAFAGGFPLCPRCEKGVMFREYTEKDLYLQINFFLFLFDINRNNNLKVRVASHVASAFQVLKEMTEDYLAHSAYSIINLSKLFRFFSVDPRLGTKAKAEALEIDILPETEHIDAFMELGSY from the exons GACACTAAAATATCAGAAGATAATATATTATCAGATATAATGTCGGATTTGGATGGCAATGTGGCCTCAGCAGTTGTCAAACCCAAACCTCTGATAGCTCACAAGGTTATCACTGTGGACTCAAGCAAGAAAGATGCTCAGAACTATTTCAAAAGCCTGTCCTCTTCAGTCAAAAAGTCTTCAAATATTTTCAGTAAGCAGCATAGTtctgatgtcaaaacagagaaaGATGACAAT GCTGTACACAGTGAGGCTCCTAAGTCGTATGATAAAACAGTATTGAGTAAGCCTGAGTGGACTATTGACAAAGATATAAAAAAAGAATTGGATGACAGTGCTTCACAAAATATTGAAGAGTTTCCAACACAAGATATTgactttgatgatgattttcatAATGATGCTTTACCAACTTGCACTGAAGCTGTAGCAAAAGATGATAAGAACATTCCCAGTTCTGCTGCCACCATAACTGATGTGGCGGATGAATTTCTTACTGAGCAATTTGAAATCTTTTCTACTACAAAGAAAGAGCCTTCCCCCATGAAGCTAAAAGAATTATCTAATAACTGGATGGATGAGATGGGTGACAACCAAGCCAGCCTGGCTGTCCAAACTGATGGGTTGTTGCCGCTGCAGACCAATGAGAATGGAGAGCAAGTATTGAGGTTCTTCTGGCTGGATGCATGGGAGGACCGCTACGTGAAACCCGGGGTGGTTTACCTGTTTGGGCGCGTGTATGTCAAGCCTGGCAATAAGTCTGCAGGAAGTGTGTCTTGCTGCTTGGTGGTCAAGAACATTCAACGACAGTTATTTCTTCTACCAAGAGAATAT AAATTAGACTCGATCACCTTGGAGGCAACGGAGCAAGAGGTGAGCATGATGGATGTTTACGAGGAGTTCAACAACTCGGTGGCGGCCGAGCTCGGCCTGAAGGAGTTCAAGTCGCGCAAGGTGGCGCGCAGCTACGCCTTCAGCCTGCCCGACGTGCCCGCCGTCTCCGACTATCTGGAGGTCAAATACTCG GCAGCATTTCCAGCGCCCCCAGTGGGTAAGAAGTATCTGACTTTCTCGCATATTTTTGGGTCCAACACATGTTCACTGGAGACATTTCTGCTGGAGAGGAAGATTAAAGGGCCTTGTTGGCTGGAGGTCCGGCAGCCCACCGCACCACAGGCTAAAGTGTCCTGGTGTAAGCTTGAGGGGGCCAcagaaaaaatggaaaatataAGCGTCATCAGGACTGGTGATTTAGAACCTCCACCAATAGTTATATGCACG attaacATGAGAACAATTATGAATGTAAAAACTAggaaacaaaaaatactaatgcTAAGTTGTTTGGTACATAACAACTTCCCTGTGCACAAACCACCACCAAACCCGCCCTTCCAGCAACATTTCAGTG TGATCACCAAGTGTGACGACCTGTGGCCGATGGACCTGAAGCAGGCGCTGTCTCAGTACAAAGCTACCAAGTTGACTAAGTGCGACACGGAGAGggaactgctaaactatttcaTGGTACAATTCTGGAAACTAGATCCAGATTTGGTCGTAGGCCACGACCTACAGGGATTCCAACAAGATTTATTAATAGGAAACGTATTAGACTTGAATATACCAAATTGGTCTCGTTTGGGACGCCTAAAGAGGTCTACGGTGCCTCAAAGAAAATTCGCAAGTAAGGACGCTTTTTTGGGGCGGCTGGTCTGCGACATTAAAGTTTCAGCCATGGAACTCATCTCGTCGAGGAGTTTCGATATGGACACGCTTTGTGTAAACGTTCTCAAAATGGCCGAAGGCGAACGTGTCGACGTGGCTCTCGAAGATTTACCCAGATATTACGAAAACAGCGGCGACCTGCTTCAGCTAGTGTCGCTGAGTATGCAAGACGCATCCTACATACTCAAGATCATGTGCGAACTGAATGTGATTCCGCTCGCCTTACAAATCACGCAAATAGCCGGCAACGTGATGTCGCGGACGTTGCTGGGCGGGCGCTCCGAGCGCAACGAGTTCCTGCTGCTGCACGCGTTCACGGAGCGCGAGTACATCGTGCCCGACAAGGCgggcggccgccgcgccgccgccggggaCGGGGACGCGCCTCCCGGCAAACAGACCAAGAAGAAAGCCGCCTACTCCGGCGGCCTGGTACTCGATCCTAAAAAAGGGTTCTACGATAAACTCATTCTGCTGATGGACTTCAATTCCTTGTATCCCAGTATTATACAGGAGTACAATATCTGCTTTACTACAGTAAAACGGAAGAACGCTTCCGCTCCCGATGACGATGTGAACAACCTAGTGCTGCCGGGACCTAATAGTGAGTTTGGCGTGCTACCGACGCAAATTCGAAAATTGGTAGAGAGTAGAAGAGAAGTGAAGAAATTGATGAAGGCGAGCGATCTGCCCCCGGAGCAGTACGTGCAATACAACATCCGGCAAACGGCGCTCAAGCTGACGGCCAACTCGATGTACGGGTGTCTCGGGTTCGCGCACTCGCGCTTCTACGCCAAGCCACTGGCCGCGCTCGTCACCATGAAGGGCCGCGAGATCCTCCTCGACACCAAGGACATCGTGCACAAGCTCAACTACGAGGTCGTCTATGGCGACACCGACAGCTTGATGATCAACACCAACTGCTTGGAATACGACTACGTCTTCAAGATCGGCAACGACTTGAAACGAGAGATCAACAAAAAGTACAAACAGATCGAGCTAGATATTGACGGCGTGTTTCGATACCTATTACtgttaaaaaagaaaaagtaCGCAGCAGTCGTCATTAGTAAAAACAAAAGCGGAGAATATGTAATGACTCAAGAACACAAAGGTTTGGACATCGTGCGGCGCGACTGGTCGCAGCTAGCGGCCGAGGCGGGCCGCTTCATCCTCACGCAGATCCTGTCCGAGCAGAACGCCGACGACCGCCTGGAGACCATCCAGGCCCATCTCAATAAACTGAAAGAAGATCTCGTGGGTGGCAAAATACCTCTCTCTATGTTGACCATAACGAAGCAGCTGACGAAAAACCCTAGCGAATATGCAGACAAACATACGCAACCGCACGTCCAAGTTGCCCTCAGACTTAATATGAAAAATAGTAGACGATTCAAGAAAGGCGATATCGTTCCTTACATTATTTGTGAAGACGGGACTGCGAACTCGGCGACGCAAAGAGCGTATCATATAGAAGAACTAAAAAGTTCGGAACATTTGAAGGTAGACTACCAATACTACTTGGCGCACCAACTTCACCCGGTGATATCGCGAATCTGCGAGCCCATCGAGGGCGTGGACCCGGCGCGAGTGGCCGGCTGCCTCGGCCTGGACCCCTCGGGCTACAGGCAAGCCGTCAAAAAGGACGCCACACAGACGGACACCTTCGAAGTCGAAAACGAACAAGAAAAATATAGACATTGCAGGGAATTCGTTTTTACGTGCGTCGGTGAAAATTGCAAGATGGAGAACAAAATCAGGGAGTCTTTTGTCAAAATGGACAAGGAGACCGTATCGTTCATGGAGTGCTGCCAGAACTCTAAGTGCAGCGCGAAGCCTGTAGATTACTTGGCCAGCGTCCAGAACGCGCTGAGCGGGCAGCTGCGAGGGTACGCGGCGCAGTACTACGGCGGCTGGCTGGCGTGCGAGGACCCCGCGTGCGCGCACCGCTCGCCGCGGCTGCCGCAGGCCTTTGCCGGCGGCTTCCCGCTCTGCCCGCGCTGCGAGAAGGGCGTCATGTTTAGAGAGTACACTGAGAAAGACCTCTATctacaaataaatttcttcCTCTTCCTGTTCGACATCAACAgaaacaataacttaa AGGTCCGAGTCGCGTCGCACGTGGCTTCAGCTTTCCAAGTATTGAAAGAGATGACAGAGGATTACTTGGCTCACTCCGCCTACTCCATAATAAACCTTTCAAAGTTGTTCCGCTTCTTCAGCGTGGACCCGAGACTCGGCACCAAGGCGAAGGCGGAAGCCCTCGAGATCGACATTCTCCCAGAGACTGAACATATAGATGCGTTCATGGAGTTAGGCTCCTACTAG